One stretch of Limnohabitans sp. DNA includes these proteins:
- a CDS encoding acyl-CoA dehydrogenase family protein produces the protein MTHPAELDWPFFDDSHRAFKSRLDAWCNEHLAHAHHDESRDAVDAECIRLVRLLGSGGWLKHAVSGIAYGAASDVIDTRQLCLLRETLAFHNGLSDFAFAMQGLGTGAISLMGSADQKQRYLPRVASGQALSAFALSEPDAGSDVAAMQCSATATADGYVLNGRKTWISNGGIADFYVVFARTGEAPGARGITAFIVDADTPGLSIEERIDVVAPHPLATLKFDNCKVAAAQRIGDAGQGFKVAMATLDVFRTSVAAAALGFARRALHESIAWARSRKMFGQSLGDFQITQTKIAQMATMLDAATLLTYRAAWLRDQGARITREAAMAKMTATENAQQIIDMAVQMHGGMGVKKGVMVESLYREIRALRIYEGATEVQQLIIGKDLLKG, from the coding sequence ATGACCCACCCCGCAGAACTCGACTGGCCCTTCTTTGACGACAGCCACCGCGCCTTCAAGTCGCGGCTGGATGCCTGGTGCAACGAACACTTGGCTCACGCCCACCACGACGAAAGCCGCGACGCGGTCGATGCCGAATGCATCCGTCTGGTGCGTCTGCTCGGCAGCGGCGGCTGGCTCAAACATGCGGTCTCCGGCATTGCCTATGGCGCCGCATCCGACGTGATCGACACGCGACAGCTGTGCCTGCTGCGCGAGACGCTGGCGTTTCACAACGGCTTGTCGGACTTCGCCTTTGCCATGCAGGGTTTGGGCACCGGGGCCATCAGCCTGATGGGCTCGGCTGACCAAAAGCAACGCTATCTGCCCCGCGTGGCTTCGGGCCAAGCGCTGTCGGCTTTTGCACTCAGCGAGCCCGATGCCGGCTCTGACGTGGCCGCCATGCAGTGCAGCGCCACCGCCACGGCAGACGGCTATGTGCTCAACGGCCGCAAGACCTGGATCAGCAACGGCGGCATTGCCGACTTTTATGTGGTGTTCGCCCGCACGGGCGAAGCGCCGGGGGCGCGTGGCATCACCGCCTTCATTGTGGATGCCGACACGCCCGGCTTGTCGATTGAAGAACGCATCGACGTCGTCGCGCCGCACCCGCTGGCCACGCTCAAGTTTGACAACTGCAAAGTAGCTGCAGCGCAGCGGATTGGCGATGCAGGCCAAGGCTTCAAGGTGGCCATGGCCACGCTCGATGTGTTTCGCACTTCCGTGGCGGCAGCGGCGCTGGGTTTTGCGCGGCGTGCGCTGCATGAGTCCATTGCTTGGGCGCGTTCACGCAAGATGTTTGGCCAAAGCTTGGGTGACTTTCAGATCACCCAAACCAAGATCGCGCAGATGGCCACGATGCTCGACGCCGCCACGCTCTTGACCTACCGCGCCGCCTGGCTGCGCGACCAGGGCGCACGCATCACCCGCGAAGCGGCCATGGCCAAGATGACCGCCACCGAAAACGCCCAGCAGATCATCGACATGGCGGTGCAGATGCATGGCGGCATGGGCGTCAAAAAAGGCGTGATGGTCGAGTCGCTGTACCGCGAGATTCGGGCGCTGCGCATTTACGAAGGCGCGACCGAAGTGCAGCAGCTGATCATTGGCAAGGACTTGTTGAAAGGCTGA
- a CDS encoding RidA family protein: protein MFNVLQPEGWAPAKGYANGIEARGRMVFVAGMIGWNGQAQFETDDFVAQCRQALQNIVDTLACAGAGPQHMARMTWYVKDKKEYLARGRELGKVYQEVIGKNYPAMTLVQVADLVEDRALVEIEVTAVVPE from the coding sequence ATGTTTAACGTCTTGCAACCCGAAGGCTGGGCACCCGCCAAAGGCTATGCCAACGGCATCGAAGCGCGTGGCCGCATGGTGTTCGTCGCAGGCATGATCGGCTGGAACGGCCAGGCCCAATTCGAGACTGACGACTTTGTAGCCCAGTGCCGCCAGGCCCTGCAAAACATCGTCGACACGCTGGCGTGCGCAGGCGCAGGCCCCCAGCACATGGCCCGCATGACCTGGTACGTCAAAGACAAGAAGGAATACCTGGCCCGTGGCCGCGAGCTGGGCAAGGTCTACCAGGAAGTGATTGGCAAGAACTACCCGGCGATGACGCTGGTGCAGGTGGCTGATCTGGTGGAAGACCGGGCGCTGGTGGAGATCGAGGTGACGGCGGTGGTGCCGGAGTGA
- a CDS encoding enoyl-CoA hydratase family protein produces the protein MTQRYLPGQPHQLPRHNQPLAGYQPEHFLLSVKDGVATISLNRPERKNPLSFDSYAELRDFFRALAYAPDIHAVVITGAGGNFCSGGDVHEIIGPLTKLDMPGLLAFTRMTGDLVKAMRACPQPIIAAIDGVCAGAGAILAMASDLRYGTERSKTYFLFNKVGLAGCDMGACALLPRIIGQGRASELLFTGRGLGALEAERWGFYNRVCEADSVLADAQAMAAQLVAGPTFANGITKKMLQQEWNMGVDEAIEAEAQAQAICMATNDFHRAYHAFVAKQTPVFEGD, from the coding sequence ATGACCCAACGCTACCTGCCCGGCCAGCCGCACCAGCTGCCCCGCCACAACCAACCATTGGCGGGTTACCAGCCCGAGCACTTTTTGTTGTCTGTCAAAGATGGCGTCGCCACGATCAGCCTGAACCGACCCGAGCGCAAGAACCCGCTCTCGTTCGACTCGTATGCCGAGCTGCGCGACTTCTTCCGCGCATTGGCCTACGCGCCCGATATCCACGCGGTGGTCATCACGGGCGCCGGGGGCAACTTTTGCTCCGGTGGTGATGTGCACGAAATCATCGGCCCGCTCACAAAGCTCGACATGCCGGGCCTCTTGGCCTTCACCCGCATGACGGGCGATTTGGTCAAGGCCATGCGTGCCTGCCCACAACCCATCATTGCCGCCATTGACGGCGTGTGCGCCGGGGCCGGGGCGATCTTGGCCATGGCGTCTGACTTGCGCTACGGCACCGAGCGCAGCAAAACTTATTTCCTGTTCAACAAGGTCGGTTTGGCCGGTTGCGACATGGGTGCATGCGCATTGCTACCGCGCATCATCGGCCAGGGCCGTGCCAGCGAGCTGCTGTTCACCGGGCGCGGCTTGGGCGCGCTGGAGGCCGAGCGCTGGGGCTTTTACAACCGTGTGTGCGAAGCCGACAGCGTGCTGGCCGATGCGCAAGCCATGGCCGCCCAGCTGGTGGCGGGCCCCACCTTTGCCAACGGCATCACCAAAAAAATGCTTCAACAAGAATGGAACATGGGCGTCGACGAAGCCATCGAGGCCGAAGCCCAAGCGCAGGCCATCTGCATGGCCACCAACGACTTCCACCGGGCGTACCATGCTTTTGTGGCCAAGCAAACGCCTGTGTTTGAAGGGGACTGA
- a CDS encoding AMP-binding protein has translation MLPSSHTDTFSRDRLPPKDQLPVFMADLPELKYPDQLNCAVELVDRHVQGGRGDRIALHGVSDFNTGGGDFSWTYAQLQDKSNRIAQVLTQDMGLVSGQRILLRGGNSPMMAACLLGALKAGLVAVPTMPLLRAGELAQIIDKAQVSAALCDSLLADELQHCMTPGHASHVPCLKQMVQFRSEAADGLEQRMQRHSGAYTPHATSRDDVCLIAFTSGTTGKPKGTMHFHRDVLAMCDLFPRHILRMTENDVVCGTPPIAFTFGLGGLLAFPLRYGASTVLLEKHTPETLLQTVAKYRATQCYTAPTMYRQMATMAGQHDLSSLKHPVSAGEALPDATRQLWKQATGIEMTDGIGGTEVIHIYISSAGQQVRAGSIGQVVPGYVAQIVDDNMQPVPPGVVGRLAVRGPTGCKYLADPRQQDYVKNGWNLPGDTFVMDADGYFSYQARNDDMIISAGYNIAGPEVEGALLQHPAVAECGVVGMPDEDRGHIVQAYVVLKPGHTGDATMEKALQEHVKQTIAPFKYPRKIVFMDVLPRTETGKLQRFKLRQISINK, from the coding sequence CTGCTGCCCAGCAGCCACACCGACACCTTTTCGCGTGACCGGCTGCCGCCTAAAGACCAGCTGCCTGTGTTCATGGCCGACCTGCCCGAGCTGAAATACCCCGACCAACTCAACTGCGCGGTGGAACTGGTGGACCGGCATGTGCAGGGTGGCCGAGGCGACCGCATTGCGCTGCACGGCGTGAGTGACTTCAACACGGGCGGGGGCGACTTCAGCTGGACCTATGCCCAACTGCAAGACAAAAGCAACCGCATCGCCCAGGTGCTGACGCAGGACATGGGCTTGGTATCGGGCCAGCGCATTTTGCTGCGCGGTGGCAACAGCCCCATGATGGCCGCTTGTTTGCTGGGCGCGCTCAAGGCGGGCCTGGTGGCGGTGCCCACCATGCCGCTGCTGCGTGCGGGCGAGTTGGCGCAAATCATCGACAAAGCGCAAGTCAGCGCCGCGCTGTGCGACAGCCTGCTGGCTGACGAACTGCAGCACTGCATGACACCCGGCCACGCCAGCCATGTGCCCTGCCTGAAGCAGATGGTGCAGTTCCGCAGCGAAGCGGCCGATGGTCTGGAGCAGCGCATGCAGCGGCACAGCGGTGCCTACACGCCACACGCCACCAGCCGTGACGACGTGTGCCTGATCGCTTTCACCAGCGGCACCACCGGCAAGCCCAAGGGCACCATGCACTTTCACCGCGATGTGCTGGCCATGTGCGATTTGTTCCCACGCCACATCCTGCGCATGACTGAAAACGACGTGGTCTGTGGCACACCGCCGATTGCCTTCACCTTCGGGCTGGGCGGCTTGCTGGCGTTTCCGCTGCGCTATGGTGCCAGCACCGTGCTGCTCGAAAAGCACACGCCCGAGACCTTGCTGCAGACCGTGGCCAAGTACCGCGCCACCCAGTGCTACACCGCGCCTACCATGTACCGCCAAATGGCGACGATGGCGGGGCAGCACGACCTGAGCAGCCTCAAGCACCCGGTGTCGGCAGGCGAGGCCTTGCCCGACGCCACCCGCCAGTTGTGGAAGCAGGCCACCGGCATCGAGATGACCGATGGCATTGGCGGCACCGAGGTGATCCACATCTACATCTCCAGCGCGGGCCAGCAGGTGCGTGCGGGCAGCATCGGCCAGGTGGTGCCCGGCTATGTGGCGCAAATCGTGGACGACAACATGCAGCCCGTGCCGCCCGGCGTGGTAGGGCGTTTGGCGGTGCGCGGCCCCACGGGCTGCAAATACCTGGCCGATCCGCGCCAACAGGACTATGTGAAAAACGGCTGGAACCTGCCCGGCGACACCTTTGTCATGGATGCCGACGGTTACTTCAGCTACCAGGCCCGCAACGACGACATGATCATCTCGGCCGGCTACAACATCGCAGGCCCCGAGGTCGAAGGCGCTCTGCTCCAACACCCGGCCGTGGCCGAGTGCGGCGTGGTCGGCATGCCCGACGAAGACCGTGGTCACATCGTACAGGCCTATGTGGTGCTCAAGCCCGGCCACACGGGCGATGCCACCATGGAAAAAGCCTTGCAAGAGCACGTCAAACAAACCATCGCCCCGTTCAAGTACCCGCGCAAAATCGTGTTCATGGACGTGCTGCCGCGCACCGAAACCGGCAAACTGCAGCGCTTCAAGCTGCGTCAGATTTCAATCAATAAATAA